From a single Streptomyces sp. NBC_01264 genomic region:
- a CDS encoding pyridoxamine 5'-phosphate oxidase family protein, protein MSGYHWGSLAIQERVGVREHAVHVGRSVTPHVKDVAAAFLGLQPHLVVGAADPGGLFWASLLTGAPGFVRATGPDRIAVKGGIPEGDPLAEALATAGTRVGTISLDPRTRRRMRLGGTLEVTPGGFALAAERVFANCPKYLQKRQPVQLAAEGAGVVRRGDALTPDQERAVRAADTFFVATSAGEDGADASHRGGMPGFVEVLSPTELAWPDYAGNAMFLTLGNLLADPRAGLLFPDWESGALLQLSGRAEPEFGAGGERRVRFRIESVVESVHPGRLLWSAPEYSPANPVLPAPPWRPSR, encoded by the coding sequence ATGTCCGGGTACCACTGGGGCTCGCTGGCCATCCAGGAGCGGGTCGGTGTCCGGGAGCACGCCGTGCACGTCGGCCGGTCCGTCACCCCGCACGTCAAGGACGTGGCGGCGGCCTTCCTGGGGCTGCAGCCGCACCTGGTCGTCGGCGCGGCCGATCCCGGAGGCCTGTTCTGGGCCTCACTGCTGACTGGCGCCCCCGGCTTCGTACGGGCCACCGGGCCGGACCGGATCGCGGTCAAGGGCGGGATCCCCGAGGGCGATCCGCTCGCCGAGGCGCTGGCCACCGCCGGCACCCGGGTCGGGACCATCTCCCTCGACCCGCGCACCCGGCGCCGGATGCGGCTGGGCGGAACCCTGGAGGTGACCCCCGGCGGATTCGCGCTGGCGGCCGAACGGGTCTTCGCCAACTGCCCCAAGTACCTCCAGAAGCGGCAGCCTGTCCAGCTCGCCGCCGAAGGAGCCGGTGTCGTGCGGCGCGGGGACGCGCTCACCCCCGACCAGGAACGGGCCGTCCGCGCCGCCGACACCTTCTTCGTCGCCACCTCCGCGGGGGAGGACGGGGCCGACGCGAGCCACCGGGGCGGGATGCCGGGGTTCGTCGAGGTGCTGTCCCCGACGGAACTGGCCTGGCCGGACTACGCGGGCAACGCGATGTTCCTGACCCTGGGGAACCTGCTGGCCGACCCGCGGGCCGGGCTGCTCTTCCCCGACTGGGAGAGCGGGGCGCTGCTCCAGCTCAGCGGGCGGGCGGAGCCCGAGTTCGGGGCGGGCGGGGAGCGGCGGGTCCGCTTCCGGATCGAGTCGGTGGTGGAGAGCGTGCACCCGGGGCGGCTGCTGTGGAGCGCCCCGGAGTACTCGCCGGCCAATCCGGTGCTGCCCGCGCCGCCTTGGCGGCCTTCGCGGTAG
- a CDS encoding VOC family protein has protein sequence MTTVISKLRTGHVGLNVTDLDRSLVFYRDGLGFELLGEGKEEDRRFAFLGQDGELVLTLWQQADGAYAPAAAGLHHLALSADGIEEVRAYEERLRGLGVDFAYEGVVAHGEGAASGGIFFHDPDGTRLEISVPSGAEGAEAPTTGAPTCGFF, from the coding sequence GTGACGACCGTCATCAGCAAGCTGCGCACCGGCCACGTGGGCCTGAACGTCACGGATCTCGACCGGTCGCTCGTCTTCTACCGGGACGGCCTCGGCTTCGAGCTGCTCGGTGAGGGCAAGGAGGAGGACCGGCGCTTCGCCTTCCTCGGTCAGGACGGCGAGCTCGTCCTCACCCTGTGGCAGCAGGCCGACGGGGCCTACGCACCCGCCGCGGCCGGACTGCACCACCTGGCGCTCTCCGCCGACGGGATCGAGGAGGTCAGGGCGTACGAGGAGCGGCTGCGCGGTCTGGGCGTCGACTTCGCCTACGAAGGCGTCGTCGCCCACGGTGAAGGGGCGGCCTCCGGCGGGATCTTCTTCCACGACCCCGACGGGACCCGTCTGGAGATCTCCGTGCCGAGCGGCGCCGAAGGCGCCGAGGCTCCCACCACAGGGGCCCCGACCTGCGGGTTCTTCTAA
- a CDS encoding CGNR zinc finger domain-containing protein, whose translation MTAADTTTDPRPLTGEPVALDLVNTRWVQEGEPVDLFAGAFGLTRVEGLALWLESTGLAGRFRADASTLVHLLTAREALARAVADPADESARTLVDAVLEHGRIRATLTAEGPGERTEFDDPTWGPAWTAARDYLELLGSDPARIRKCASETCVLRFHDTSRNGTRRWCSMSACGNRAKASRHYARTRER comes from the coding sequence ATGACGGCGGCGGACACGACGACGGACCCACGACCCCTGACCGGGGAACCGGTGGCCCTGGACCTGGTCAACACCCGGTGGGTCCAGGAGGGCGAGCCCGTCGACCTCTTCGCGGGGGCCTTCGGACTCACCCGCGTCGAAGGGCTCGCGCTCTGGCTGGAGAGCACCGGGCTGGCCGGCCGCTTCCGCGCCGACGCCTCGACCCTGGTCCACCTGCTCACCGCCCGCGAGGCACTGGCCCGCGCGGTCGCGGACCCGGCCGACGAGAGTGCCCGCACCCTGGTCGACGCCGTCCTGGAGCACGGCCGGATCCGGGCGACCCTGACCGCCGAAGGCCCCGGGGAGCGGACCGAGTTCGACGACCCGACCTGGGGCCCGGCCTGGACGGCCGCCCGCGACTACCTGGAGCTGCTCGGCTCGGACCCCGCCCGGATCCGCAAGTGCGCCTCCGAGACCTGCGTGCTGCGCTTCCACGACACCTCGCGCAACGGCACCCGGCGCTGGTGCTCGATGTCCGCCTGCGGAAACCGGGCGAAAGCATCCCGTCACTACGCGCGCACGCGCGAGCGCTGA
- a CDS encoding S8 family serine peptidase — protein sequence MTLDSPSAIPATRRAARVAAAAGLVAALAATGAMPVFAATGSNTPAPNPAVKSADQKLGSADAELLQEAKTKGEKTVTVMVATAPGQTQQVAKQLDDVQGASVGQTYDKLGYVRATLPTDKADAALKAAAKLSTVHGIDLRHEIQLPDPRPDADRETGTVKRTAAETYPGPDKNTPAKNPYNPSFETGALDFLKKNPKADGRGVTIGVLDSGVDLGHPALQKTTTGERKIVDWVTATDPLADGDATWRAQITPVAGGTFTAGGGTWKAPAGSFQWSRFTESITATGDMAGDVNRDGDTTDRFGLLYDPVAGTVRVDTDQDNDFTNNEPMKPYKDGYQIGYFGTDNPATEVAERIPFVIEIRKDVPMDPLGGDWVGKKADFVNVGIIESEHGTHVAGITAANGLFGGKMNGEAPGAKVVSSRACSWSGGCTNIALTEGMIDLVVNRGVDIVNMSIGGLPALNDGNNARAELYKNLIDTYGVQLVISAGNEGPGINTIGDPGLADKVISVGAAVSKETWAANYGSGVTKKYNMFPFSSRGPREDGGFTPTITAPGASINTIQTWLPGAPVKEAGYTLPAGYGMLQGTSMSSPQAAGASALLISAAKQQKIALTPATLRIALTSSAKKIDDVPAHAQGAGLINIPGAWESIQRGAKANEFTVKAPVDTAIDQFLKTPGFGTGVYDREGGLKVGQKKVYDVVVTRTTGVKYGTPHQLSWRNDDGTFKVIGGYDYVTLPLNKPVTIKVEAKAKTAGVHSGILQLDDPFTEGIDKQILSTVVVSTPLAQPAYSYSDTSSVQRNSHKSYFVTVPAGAKTLEVALGGLKQGSQTRFISIHPYGVGVEDSATTQCYPNYDNPANQCRPDLRSYPNPQPGVWEIEVESRRTSPLLDNPFKLDVSVLGAAFDPAVKVLPEVKQGTPAPVQWTVKNDGAAISGGKLQGGPLGSAKVAKPTIAAGETHTTEVTIGEGVSRLDIAIGKVSDTAADLDLDVYKDGVKVGTSADGDSEEAVSLVNPAAGTYTIEVFGYAIPSGSTTYDYRDVYYSAALGTVQVDEAAAVNLANGASATVSANVLVNSAAPEGRQFFGEVKLLNARGTAAGTGSVQIEKVLP from the coding sequence ATGACCCTCGACTCCCCCAGCGCCATACCCGCGACCCGGCGCGCCGCGCGCGTCGCGGCCGCGGCCGGCCTGGTGGCCGCCCTCGCGGCCACCGGTGCCATGCCCGTTTTCGCGGCGACCGGCTCGAATACCCCCGCGCCCAACCCCGCAGTGAAGTCTGCCGACCAGAAGCTCGGGTCGGCCGATGCCGAACTGCTTCAGGAAGCCAAGACCAAGGGCGAGAAGACCGTCACGGTCATGGTCGCGACGGCTCCCGGCCAGACCCAGCAGGTGGCCAAGCAGCTCGACGACGTCCAGGGCGCCTCGGTGGGCCAGACGTACGACAAGCTCGGCTACGTGCGGGCCACCCTGCCGACCGACAAGGCGGACGCCGCACTGAAGGCGGCCGCCAAGCTGTCCACCGTGCACGGCATCGACCTGCGGCACGAGATCCAGCTGCCGGACCCCCGTCCGGACGCGGACCGCGAGACGGGGACGGTGAAGCGGACCGCCGCCGAGACCTACCCCGGGCCGGACAAGAACACCCCGGCGAAGAACCCGTACAACCCGTCCTTCGAGACGGGTGCGCTGGACTTCCTCAAGAAGAACCCCAAGGCCGACGGCCGCGGCGTGACCATCGGTGTCCTGGACTCGGGTGTCGACCTCGGTCACCCCGCGCTCCAGAAGACCACCACCGGCGAGCGCAAGATCGTCGACTGGGTCACCGCGACCGACCCGCTCGCCGACGGCGACGCCACCTGGCGCGCGCAGATCACCCCGGTCGCCGGTGGCACCTTCACCGCGGGCGGCGGGACCTGGAAGGCCCCCGCGGGCTCGTTCCAGTGGAGCCGCTTCACCGAGTCGATCACCGCCACCGGTGACATGGCGGGCGACGTCAACCGCGACGGTGACACCACCGACCGGTTCGGCCTGCTCTACGACCCGGTCGCCGGGACCGTCCGCGTCGACACCGACCAGGACAACGACTTCACGAACAACGAGCCGATGAAGCCGTACAAGGACGGCTACCAGATCGGCTACTTCGGCACGGACAACCCGGCGACCGAGGTCGCCGAGCGCATCCCGTTCGTGATCGAGATCCGCAAGGACGTCCCCATGGACCCGCTGGGCGGTGACTGGGTCGGCAAGAAGGCCGACTTCGTCAACGTCGGCATCATCGAGTCCGAGCACGGCACGCACGTCGCGGGCATCACCGCCGCCAACGGCCTGTTCGGCGGCAAGATGAACGGCGAGGCGCCCGGCGCCAAGGTCGTCTCCTCGCGCGCCTGCTCCTGGTCCGGCGGCTGCACCAACATCGCGCTGACCGAGGGCATGATCGACCTCGTCGTCAACCGCGGCGTGGACATCGTCAACATGTCGATCGGCGGCCTGCCGGCCCTGAACGACGGCAACAACGCGCGCGCCGAGCTCTACAAGAACCTCATCGACACCTACGGTGTCCAGCTCGTCATCTCGGCGGGCAACGAGGGCCCCGGCATCAACACCATCGGCGACCCCGGTCTCGCGGACAAGGTCATCTCCGTGGGTGCGGCGGTCTCCAAGGAGACCTGGGCGGCCAACTACGGCTCCGGCGTGACCAAGAAGTACAACATGTTCCCCTTCTCCTCCCGCGGTCCGCGTGAGGACGGCGGCTTCACGCCGACGATCACCGCCCCGGGCGCGTCGATCAACACCATCCAGACCTGGCTGCCCGGCGCACCGGTGAAGGAGGCCGGCTACACCCTGCCGGCCGGTTACGGCATGCTCCAGGGCACCTCGATGTCCTCGCCGCAGGCGGCGGGCGCCAGCGCCCTGCTGATCTCGGCCGCCAAGCAGCAGAAGATCGCCCTCACGCCGGCGACCCTGCGCATCGCGCTCACCAGCAGCGCGAAGAAGATCGACGACGTTCCGGCGCACGCCCAGGGCGCGGGCCTGATCAACATCCCCGGCGCGTGGGAGTCCATCCAGCGCGGCGCGAAGGCCAACGAGTTCACCGTCAAGGCTCCGGTCGACACCGCGATCGACCAGTTCCTGAAGACCCCGGGCTTCGGCACCGGTGTCTACGACCGTGAGGGCGGCCTGAAGGTCGGCCAGAAGAAGGTCTACGACGTCGTCGTCACCCGCACCACGGGCGTCAAGTACGGCACCCCGCACCAGCTCAGCTGGCGCAACGACGACGGGACCTTCAAGGTCATCGGCGGCTACGACTACGTCACCCTGCCGCTGAACAAGCCCGTCACCATCAAGGTCGAGGCCAAGGCCAAGACGGCCGGCGTCCACAGCGGCATCCTGCAGCTCGACGACCCCTTCACCGAGGGCATCGACAAGCAGATCCTCTCCACGGTCGTCGTCTCGACCCCGCTGGCACAGCCCGCGTACAGCTACTCGGACACCTCCTCCGTGCAGCGCAACAGCCACAAGTCGTACTTCGTGACCGTCCCGGCGGGCGCGAAGACCCTTGAGGTCGCCCTCGGCGGTCTGAAGCAGGGCAGCCAGACGCGCTTCATCTCGATCCACCCGTACGGCGTGGGCGTCGAGGACAGCGCGACGACCCAGTGCTACCCGAACTACGACAACCCGGCCAACCAGTGCCGCCCCGACCTGCGTTCGTACCCGAACCCGCAGCCGGGCGTCTGGGAGATCGAGGTCGAGTCGCGTCGTACGTCGCCGCTGCTCGACAACCCGTTCAAGCTGGACGTCTCCGTGCTCGGCGCGGCCTTCGACCCCGCGGTCAAGGTCCTGCCCGAGGTCAAGCAGGGCACCCCGGCGCCGGTCCAGTGGACCGTGAAGAACGACGGGGCCGCCATCTCCGGCGGAAAGCTCCAGGGTGGGCCGCTCGGCTCCGCGAAGGTCGCCAAGCCGACCATCGCCGCCGGTGAGACCCACACCACCGAGGTCACGATCGGCGAGGGCGTCTCCCGCCTCGACATCGCGATCGGCAAGGTGTCCGACACCGCCGCCGACCTCGACCTGGACGTGTACAAGGACGGCGTCAAGGTCGGCACCTCCGCCGACGGCGACTCCGAGGAGGCCGTGAGCCTCGTCAACCCGGCCGCGGGCACCTACACCATCGAGGTGTTCGGCTACGCGATCCCGTCCGGCTCCACCACGTACGACTACCGCGACGTCTACTACTCGGCCGCCCTGGGCACCGTCCAGGTCGACGAGGCCGCCGCGGTCAACCTCGCCAACGGCGCCTCGGCGACCGTGTCCGCGAACGTGCTGGTCAACAGCGCCGCTCCGGAAGGCCGCCAGTTCTTCGGCGAGGTCAAGCTGCTCAACGCCCGCGGCACCGCCGCCGGCACCGGCAGCGTGCAGATCGAGAAGGTCCTGCCGTAA
- a CDS encoding M28 family peptidase — translation MRAIRHRRRSIPALAALAAAAVAAPVLLAATPAAAHPREGRLARELVSEVTARGAYKHLVKFQQIAAANGGNRAAGTLGHAASAAYVHDTLKKAGYEVSYQDFDIYDAHTKTEKATVLSGADPRELATAAFTFTKSTPAGGLTAPLALARVDESPGCTADDYATGTFTGKIALVKRGTCTFVEKQRAAAEAGALGVIVYNHSGTTPVRGTFSSPAEGIIPSAGITLADGEALTAAAAKGEVTLRLDLDQEHVKKTTRNVIAETRGGRADRVVTVGSHLDSVPEGPGINDNGSGSAGLLEVALKLADEGANKKGKGKQTANKVRFAWWSAEELGLQGSEHYVAQLSEKQKKDLALYLNFDMIASPNPAQFVYDGDDSDKTGEGAGPAGSAQIEALINGFLDKKGKPHEGSDFDGRSDYGPFIANGIPAGGTFTGAEGIKTPEQAKRYGGQAGAPYDPNYHGAGDTLKNIDLKAFDTNLDVIAHAVGTYAQDLSSLGK, via the coding sequence GTGCGCGCCATCCGCCACCGCCGCCGGTCCATACCGGCCCTCGCCGCCCTCGCGGCAGCCGCCGTCGCGGCACCCGTCCTGCTCGCCGCCACCCCGGCGGCCGCCCACCCGCGCGAGGGCCGGCTGGCCAGGGAACTGGTGTCGGAGGTCACCGCCCGCGGTGCCTACAAGCACCTGGTGAAGTTCCAGCAGATCGCCGCCGCCAACGGCGGCAACCGCGCCGCGGGCACCCTCGGCCACGCCGCTTCCGCCGCCTACGTCCACGACACGCTGAAGAAGGCCGGGTACGAGGTCTCGTACCAGGACTTCGACATCTACGACGCGCACACGAAGACGGAGAAGGCCACGGTCCTGAGCGGCGCGGACCCCCGCGAGCTGGCCACGGCCGCCTTCACCTTCACCAAGTCCACCCCGGCCGGCGGCCTCACCGCGCCGCTGGCCCTCGCCCGGGTCGACGAGAGCCCCGGCTGCACCGCCGACGACTACGCGACCGGCACCTTCACCGGGAAGATCGCCCTGGTCAAGCGCGGCACCTGCACCTTCGTGGAGAAGCAGCGGGCCGCCGCCGAGGCGGGCGCCCTCGGCGTGATCGTCTACAACCACAGCGGGACCACCCCGGTCCGCGGCACCTTCTCCTCGCCCGCCGAGGGGATCATCCCGAGCGCCGGGATCACCCTCGCCGACGGGGAGGCGCTGACCGCGGCCGCCGCGAAGGGCGAGGTGACGCTGCGCCTGGACCTGGACCAGGAGCACGTGAAGAAGACCACCCGCAACGTGATCGCCGAGACCCGGGGCGGCCGGGCCGACCGCGTGGTCACCGTCGGCTCCCACCTGGACTCGGTCCCCGAGGGCCCGGGCATCAACGACAACGGGTCCGGCTCGGCCGGCCTGCTGGAGGTGGCCCTCAAGCTCGCGGACGAGGGGGCCAACAAGAAGGGCAAGGGCAAGCAGACCGCCAACAAGGTCCGCTTCGCCTGGTGGTCGGCGGAGGAGCTCGGCCTGCAGGGCTCCGAGCACTACGTGGCGCAGCTCTCCGAGAAGCAGAAGAAGGACCTCGCGCTCTACCTGAACTTCGACATGATCGCCTCGCCGAACCCGGCGCAGTTCGTCTACGACGGAGACGACTCGGACAAGACCGGCGAGGGCGCCGGCCCGGCCGGCTCGGCGCAGATCGAGGCGCTGATCAACGGCTTCCTCGACAAGAAGGGCAAGCCGCACGAGGGCAGTGACTTCGACGGCCGCTCCGACTACGGCCCCTTCATCGCGAACGGCATCCCGGCCGGCGGCACCTTCACCGGGGCCGAGGGCATCAAGACGCCGGAGCAGGCCAAGCGGTACGGCGGCCAGGCGGGGGCCCCGTACGACCCGAACTACCACGGGGCGGGGGACACCCTGAAGAACATCGACCTGAAGGCCTTCGACACGAACCTGGACGTGATCGCCCACGCGGTCGGCACCTACGCGCAGGACCTGAGCTCGCTGGGGAAGTAG